Genomic DNA from Haloplanus sp. HW8-1:
CGATCATGGCTTCCTTTCCGGTCGAAGTTCTTTTCGGCATTTATGTCGGGGTTCTGACCGGCATCGTGCCCGCACTCGTCTCTTGGGCGTTCGGCTTCGTGTTCAAGTACGTCACCGGCGTCACCGTTCCCGCCTTCGGTGTGGTCGTCCTCGCGGTGGCCATCGCCGGCGTCAACGGCGGGCTGCTGGCGCTGAACGACCCCACCTTCACCCGGTCGGAGAACCAGGTCAGACTGACCGTCGCCGTCGTCGTCGTCCTGATGATCTCGTTGTACGCGCACAACGCGGGCGACAAGATGGGGGTGTCGTTCCCCCGGAAACTGTCGCTTCGCAAACTCACCGAGCGCACCCTCTCGACCGACGTCGTCGAACTCGTCGGCGGTCGGGGGGAGGTGCGGGTAACCGTCTCCGGCGACGTGGGCGACATGGAGGGATATCCGCCCATCCCTGCCGACCTCCGCCGTGAGATCCGCGAGTGGAGGGCCTCCTTCCCCGCGGACGTGCCGGTGGTGGAACTGGAGACGCGGGTGACCGACCGCCTCCGCACGGAGTTCGACCTCGCGGACGTCTCCGTGACCCTCGACGAACGGGCGCGGGCGACGGTGAGCGCCGCGCCGCCCCTGGGTGGCCTCTCGAAGCGCATCCCTACGGGGAAGCGGGGCGTCTCCGTTCGCACGCTCCTGCCGACCGGCACCGCCCGCGGCGACGAGGTGTCGCTCGTGACGCCCGACCGAACCTACCGGGGAACCGTCGTGAGTCTGCGAAGTGATCGCGCCCGCGAGGCCGTCGCCACCGCGGCACGCCCGGGGACGCCCGCCGACGCGTCCGACGCCGAAACGGCTCCGCCGACTCCCGCGGTTCCCGTGGCCGACGGCGGCGAGGGGCGACTGACCGTCGCCGTCGACGCCGGCGGTGCGGAGTCGCTGCTCGGGTCGGCCGTGACCCGCCTCGCCGTCCAGTCACGTGGGACCCGCCGCGAGTACGAACTCCTCAGTCTGCTCCGACAGGCAGGCAACCGGATCGGAAAGGTGACGCTCCGTGACGGGGCCCCGGTCGCCGCCACGACCATCGGCGACGCGGCGCTGCGGGACGCCTACGGCGTGACCGTCCTCGCCGTGCGCCACGAGGGTCACTGGCAGTTCGCACCCCGCGGCTCGCAGGCGCTCGCGGCCGGCGACGACCTCTTTGTCGTCGGAACGTTCGACGCCCTCTCGGCGTTTCGGGAGGCGGTCGCGTGATTCTCTCCCTCCCGGGGCAGGTGTCGGTGCCCGCCGTCGATCCCTCGCTGCTGCGCACGCTCACGCAGTTGATCGCGTTCGTTGTCGGCGCCGCCCTCGTCAGCGGCGTCGCGGCGCTGACGTATCGCTGGTACACCAAACTCCGGCTCCCGCTCTGGCTGTCGATACTTCTGGGCCTCTCGACTGTCGCGCTGACGCTCAACACCGTCGGCGTGTTCACCGACCTCCTGAGCGGCGAAATGGCCATCTTCTCGCCCGCCCGCGTCGTCTTCAACGTCCTCGCACTCGGGACGGGGGCGGTTGCAGCCCCGGTCGGGCGCCTCGTGGGCGACCGGATCGCGACCGACGTGTTCGCGGTAGCGGGCGCCAGAGAACTCGACGTCGAACTGAGCCGCATCGTGCGCTCGGTTGGCCGGATCACGGACGTGACGTTGCCGGAAGATCCCGGCGATATCGCGGACATCGAGGGGTACGACCCCGTCGCCGCCGCGACCAAGGAGGCGCTCGCGGGCAAGACGCTCATCTTTCCTCGTCGGCTGACCCTCGCCGACATGGAGGCACGCCTCGTCACCCGTCTGCAGGACGACTACGGCGTCGGCAACGTCGATGCGGAGCTGTCGGCCGACGGCACCGTCGAGTACCTCGCGCTCGGCAGTCGCGCGACTGGCATCGGGCCGACACTCGCACCCGGAACCGTCGCCGTCGCGGTCCGGGCCGACCCCGCCAACGCCGCCAGCCCCGGCGACCGCGTCCAGGTGTGGCGCACGGATCCGGAGCCGAAACGACTGCTGACGGCCGAACTCCGCGCGCACGCCGAGGACGTGGCCACCCTCGCGGTCGACGAGGAAGACACCACGCGACTCGACGCCGCCGAGACCTACCGGCTGGTGACGCTGCCGTCCGAGCCACGGGCCGAACGCGAGTTCGCCTCGCTCCTGCGCGCGGCCGAGGAGACGATGTACGTCATCACGGTCGCCGCGGGGAGCGACCTCGTGGGGACGTCGGTCGACGCGCTGGACGTCACGGTCGTGGCGGTCAAAGGCGAGGACGGCGGTATCGACACGCTCGCCCGCGACCGGACGCTCGCGGCCGGCGACGAGGTGTACCTCGTGAGCCGCCCGGAGGCGTTCCGCCGGCTGGAGTCCCGGAGTCGCCCCCCCGAGACACAATCCTCTTGACCGGCGGGGTGTGAGACACGCGCATGCAGTGGAAGCTGTTCGCGGATCTCGCGGAGGTCGCCGGTGATCGGGAGGTTCGCGTCGACGTCGGTCCGGGGGCGACGGTCGGCGACGCCCTCGAGGAACTGTTCGAGACCAAGCCGGCGCTCCGCGACCGCGTTCTCGACGACTCCGGCGCGGTCGCCGACCACATCAACGTGCTCCGCAACGGCGAGAACGTCCACGCGGCCGACGGACTGGCGACGGCTCTTGAGGACGATGACGAACTCGCGCTGTTCCCGCCGGTGAGCGGCGGGACGCAGTAGCGTTAGTCCGGGCGCGGCCGGGAGATGAACAGCGTCTGGACGAGGTTGAACGGGTCGTACGTCGACTGGTGACACTGGCAGTAGACGCTGTTGGGGTTCCCGAACCGGGCGGCGTCGGCGGACTGCTTGTACCCCGGGACACAGCAGAAGTGGGTACACTTGTTGAGCCAGGCGATGAACCCCTCGGACGTGCTCGCCTGGAGCCACTCGTCGTCCTGGGCGGCCTCCTCGATGCGCGTACTTCGGAGCAGCTGGATGGGGACCACGTCACTGGCGTCCTCGGAGCGCCACCGGCCGCTCGCGGGCTTTCCCGTCCCCGAGTCGCCGATGCCGTTGCCCCACTCCTCGTAGTCGTTGAAGTCGTCGACGTGGAAGCGGTCGCCTTCCTCCTTGCTGGCGGATTGCCAGTCGTAGGCCGGGTTCGATCCCGTCCGGAAGTAGTTATCGCTCTCGTAGCCGGGCTGGATGCCCGCGTACCCCTCGACGCCGCAGTACTGGAACCACTCCGAGGAGTACGTCGATCCGCCGAGGTCCATCTCGGCGATCTGGATCTGCCGACCGCCCTGCGTGACGGTTTCGACGTCCGGCCAGACGCCTTTGATGTATCCCTCCGAGTCGATCTCGATCGGAATCTGGGGCATCCCGCGCGGTGCCGGCCCCCCGGTGTTCTCGATGGCCCACGCCTGGGTACTCCCCCCACCAGCCCCGGGCGAGGCGGTCGCGCTGTTGACGGTGACCGTCCCGACGGCGCCGACGCCGGCGAGCGCCGAGCCACCGACGACCCCTTTCACGAACCGTCGCCGGCCACTGTCTTCGGGATACTTATCGTCCGCGCTCATGCCCGAACCTTGGTGTGGGACGTAAAAAGCATGACGAAGTACCCGGCCACGTCCGGCGTCTGCTTCCCGCGACG
This window encodes:
- a CDS encoding potassium channel family protein; the protein is MASFPVEVLFGIYVGVLTGIVPALVSWAFGFVFKYVTGVTVPAFGVVVLAVAIAGVNGGLLALNDPTFTRSENQVRLTVAVVVVLMISLYAHNAGDKMGVSFPRKLSLRKLTERTLSTDVVELVGGRGEVRVTVSGDVGDMEGYPPIPADLRREIREWRASFPADVPVVELETRVTDRLRTEFDLADVSVTLDERARATVSAAPPLGGLSKRIPTGKRGVSVRTLLPTGTARGDEVSLVTPDRTYRGTVVSLRSDRAREAVATAARPGTPADASDAETAPPTPAVPVADGGEGRLTVAVDAGGAESLLGSAVTRLAVQSRGTRREYELLSLLRQAGNRIGKVTLRDGAPVAATTIGDAALRDAYGVTVLAVRHEGHWQFAPRGSQALAAGDDLFVVGTFDALSAFREAVA
- a CDS encoding potassium transporter TrkA, with protein sequence MILSLPGQVSVPAVDPSLLRTLTQLIAFVVGAALVSGVAALTYRWYTKLRLPLWLSILLGLSTVALTLNTVGVFTDLLSGEMAIFSPARVVFNVLALGTGAVAAPVGRLVGDRIATDVFAVAGARELDVELSRIVRSVGRITDVTLPEDPGDIADIEGYDPVAAATKEALAGKTLIFPRRLTLADMEARLVTRLQDDYGVGNVDAELSADGTVEYLALGSRATGIGPTLAPGTVAVAVRADPANAASPGDRVQVWRTDPEPKRLLTAELRAHAEDVATLAVDEEDTTRLDAAETYRLVTLPSEPRAEREFASLLRAAEETMYVITVAAGSDLVGTSVDALDVTVVAVKGEDGGIDTLARDRTLAAGDEVYLVSRPEAFRRLESRSRPPETQSS
- a CDS encoding ubiquitin-like small modifier protein 1 encodes the protein MQWKLFADLAEVAGDREVRVDVGPGATVGDALEELFETKPALRDRVLDDSGAVADHINVLRNGENVHAADGLATALEDDDELALFPPVSGGTQ
- a CDS encoding ubiquinol-cytochrome c reductase iron-sulfur subunit, whose amino-acid sequence is MSADDKYPEDSGRRRFVKGVVGGSALAGVGAVGTVTVNSATASPGAGGGSTQAWAIENTGGPAPRGMPQIPIEIDSEGYIKGVWPDVETVTQGGRQIQIAEMDLGGSTYSSEWFQYCGVEGYAGIQPGYESDNYFRTGSNPAYDWQSASKEEGDRFHVDDFNDYEEWGNGIGDSGTGKPASGRWRSEDASDVVPIQLLRSTRIEEAAQDDEWLQASTSEGFIAWLNKCTHFCCVPGYKQSADAARFGNPNSVYCQCHQSTYDPFNLVQTLFISRPRPD